The following is a genomic window from Dermacentor variabilis isolate Ectoservices chromosome 11, ASM5094787v1, whole genome shotgun sequence.
AATTAGCGACAGATGTTCGAAGAAGAGGCGATCGgaacgcatacacacacacacatatatatatatatatatagaacgcaCTCAACGCGTTCGATTTCTAGGACACCGCGTGAATTATTTCGACATCAAGAGCTTTCAGTTTAGGCGCACGTGCCCGCAGAACGGTGCACTTCAAACGCATGCGCGCCGAAGTTTTTGAGAAAAATCACGCATCTGAATTCGGAAGACGCACGGCATCCCGACATCGTTGCCCGTCCGAGGAATTTCAAAATCCGGGTTGCGGAGAAAGCGACGGCGAAAGTGAGGAGGGGGTACGCAGTTCGTCGACAATGCGCGCTGTCGCGAACAACGCGGGTTTCCTGGGACGACTGTCGACGGGTCACGATTTACGGACGGATGCGCGCAgtacccttttcttttttctccaacaATCGAAATGTTACTCGTGTGCACGACAAGATCGGTCAGTCTACGAGCGCAATGTGCGAGCTCAGATTGATCGTGAAAAATCGCAGAAAAGCTGCGTTAATCGCAACCCTGCACTTAAGATTGGAGAAAACAGAACAAGAGTGAAACAAACTTGTGCGTGCGTTTCCGCGCAGAAATCGAAGGCTGGCTGCAGCGATTGCTCGAAGATGCAATCGAGTGCAACCGACTAGCGCTGGCACAACATTTCAGAGGGTTCACTGGTCTGAGCTTCGTGTTGCAAAACATAAACCAGGGCATTTTTTACAACCAGTCCGCTTCGCAATCGGTGCTACGGAGACCCACAAGCTTGCAGTCTTACCCGAGAGAGCGTCAGGTTCGAGTCCCGACTCGAGGTCTAGACCGCAGACGACGAAGTAGTCGGCCAGCCGCTTCTCGGACGCGAACACCGACCCCAAAGAAGTCATAGCTCCGTGGAGAAGACACTAGGCGCCCGAGCCTGACATTGTTTTCAGCTCGCAGGTCTGCCCCTCCGCGCCGCCATGTTGGGCAGGCATTTAACAGCGTCAGCGCGCATGCGCGCGCAGGCAGCGCCACTGCGTAGTCGCGAAAACAAAACCAGCTGCCGCTTTGCAACCTGTTGCAAtgcggcctccgagattgccgAACAGTTATCAAATCTCGGAGGTCGCGGCCGCGAACATGGAAGATGGCAGCCCTCAGGGCATGCACTACCATGGCACTACCGTCAGCTGATTTAGCCCGGAAAGTTTGTGTAGCAATATTTTCTCGCCCTTTGAACGCACAACTAAGATGTTCAGGCTCAGGTATGCAGAAGAGACTGCTGTATCTTACGGTAAGGCTCAGGTGACCTGCGGTAGCCTTTTTTCAACTTCAAATTCGAAGTTCGAAGTGTATTTTTTTGTTCGTTTATCGCGCCAGCCGGACCGAGTTTAAAGGGTTCAACACGGAGGTTTCTGTTTTCTGTGGAATCTCCTGAGGATTTTGTAATGCGATGTAAAGTGACGCTGCTCGCTTGATAAAAAAGAGGGATACCGAAAATCCGATCGCAGCAACGTGCTGTGGGCATCGCAGATTGATTTCTTCCCGTCTCGCGTTGCGAACGTGCGCGACGGCACACGTACGATGCAGCTCGTGCTATCAACGCGGAAAGAAAAACAATCGGGTCCGAGGACACGCGCTCGGAcgagttttgttgttgttacaTCGCCGCCCTTCCCCATCAACTTGGCGGCTTCGTTTTTTCTGGATCAACGCGTTCGGATTCGCGTTCTCGATCGACCTCTTTGTCGAAGGCGGTATCTCCGAATGGTATGCTGGCCAGTTAAACTAGTGCCGGTGCTATCGCCATGATGCCGCTGTTGTTTCTGAGTTGCCTGGTGGCCGGTGTGCTCTTGCAGAGTTCGAAATCGTCCAGCAGCGGCAGCGACGAAGTCGCCAAGGCCAAGAATGCAACCGCGTCCGTCGGCAAGCCGACCATCTTCTCCAAGATCCTTGACGGCAGCATACCGGCCGACATCATTTACAAGGACGACAAGGTATGAGAATTATGCGGAACTATAGGGGATCTTGCTCCCAGCACATCGGTATGCGGTAAAATAAGTTAAATAATACGGGTGCCACACGGCGCACATTtcaatcgcgatcaagcccgaccCGGactgaatttctcggtcgcgattggttcctttgcgcaagctgcgcgaggcAGCCAAttgcagtcgagaatttcgatccggatcgggcttgatcgcgatcgtaagtggtcgtgtgacaccggtattaaatTCTCTGCGATGAGTGCTCCGAAACCGATTGCGTTAAACATACTTCGCCTGCATCGAATACGGCCTGTAAATCATTTTCTTTGCTCTCGTATGTTTATAGAAACGTGTGAACAGAGCTAGCATGTGCGATACAAGAATGGAAGGAATGTCGAGGAACCTCATTGCTTTAAGgagggcccctgaaacagttcaGAAAAATTTGGTATACGCTTAggatacagctaaagttaatcattcgcaccacagtTTGCATAAAGAGTCTCATATtgagagagctacggacgattacaagttacccttccCCATAGCCATGCACTTTCTCCTcgactcgttcgccgagcgattggggctaagcttcgccttcactggctctgcgtcatgatggcacatcgTGTCGTCTAGTTCTGGTTCTCTAGGAGCGCAtccgcgaagcctctccaacctttCCGCCAGCTGCTtgacagtcgaccccaagcgataGCTATTGAAGGAGCGTGCATTGTGAGCATTCTGTCACAGCGCAGAATGTGTGTGGTATTCAGGTAACGTACCACAGGCGAACTGGGTGTTTCGACGAAACAGTGGatgcataaactcaagctgatgaaggaactttagcgtagacatacgtgagctgcctgatcagtcTCCACCTAATATCAGTCTCCggtgctaatattgctctaagtgtaaaacatttacaaaaacaatgtgttaacgattacactcctgcgaagaatttacaccagcagcaaagaagagtaCGCTTCGTtcctgctactgtgtttggttgagctatGTGCCACTAAGTGgttgcaccatgcagaccattcgtgtttgtgcttctgctcatcccatgaAATGGCGTGGTCAAAAGGCCAGGCCTTGTCCCCTTGctcttgcgtttacccgaatactggaCTCGTGAAATGCTGTTGtggtagtaatcttccggtgtaaagtgacggccgcaaatgcgcaaatcctggcgccgatcggatagtacAATGTGCTGCAGAAACTCtcctcgtctgctgccttgcagagggacacaatgtcgcagcttgacatattgccagtcgctacgtttgcagcccacaatgcaacaaagttgaatcatggtgctcacgaaaagactgagactgactctggccgcagagctctcgtcaaaatggagcacgttgtaacacaagcagacaacgcttgctgtgtgccggaagtgcttaagtgtagcgaGAAATGGTTCTTGTGCATTCACTTTCTGTTACTTCCTTTTTATAGAaataaattaactaacattccaactattacaaacaataTTTGTTCaccgtaaagttggaaaaatgatTGATGACGCGCACTGGTTAGCCAATCGGGTAGCTCACCCTACTAACATCATTAgggaaaatgacgtcaaatgggtaggggcaGCTTAAAATTCAGCCAAGCGATGTGCTGCAATCAGCAATgatgtacatatttaaaaccctataataaattacacgctttacgtggagcacttagatatgtcaattaatgatcagaaggacctactctaacgactcggtacatttgtacaaaattgtcaaaatcatttcagggtcccttaacAAATGTTCCAGGCCATGAACATGTACGTCATCAGCGTGATGTAgcgttcttgacaggaaagtatagTGAGTGAGCACAGAGTTTTTAAgaaaagaaatgtaaacaaggcagatgacaattattatTGTGGGAGAAGATAAGCCCCCAAAGGGTAGAAACTTATTTAAAGGGATGCTAAAgcgaagcaataaatcagtttagactgacgaagcattgtttgagaaccctgcaggcagtcatctaaaaagaaatagtttgattattagatgagaaaatgaaggtccaagtatcagtatttgaatttcgcgcctgtacgtcagtgtgatgtcaggaattccaaagtatgttttcgcatttgggccgtgttggccgagtaaaggttcccgagacttgccatgtttaatatttggttcctttagaacacaacgtaGTCTATCTGTACCGCTATTTATtggtaggccctagaagatgccatcaaaatctaagacatcacagccaccaggtgcgggaacttcaagtagccgtcgccacctgtatttcgttcttACGCTTTTTATGGCTTACCAAACGCCTTGTTGTAagaatggtgtttttggtgttgtagaaaggtaatttactgacgcagaagaaatcatttttcacttcagTCTCCCTTTAAGAGTGCAGGGTTCAAGACTACGTAACTTGCTTGTCCGTGCAGCTAACCCTCAATATACCTAAGCATCATCTTGAACACGGCAGCTGTTCTCGAGCATTACTTTTTCATGCTTTGCAGCACACCACTCGCTCAAATGCTGTAGAGATAACTCACTTTTACCTTAAACAACCCTctacagggtattacataagcaTCAATGGGGTTACAAAAATGAAAATATTGGCAGAGATTAATTGCTGTTCACTTTGTTACACTATGGATATCTGTTCTACCAAAAACATTTATGTTGCAGATCTTAATAGGTGAATATAGCAATCAGGGCACATAGTGGGTTTAACCCTTTCCATACTGCGAAAGAAGAGGAAAATTGCACCAAACTTACTGGAAATTTTTTTCACTCAGTTTGTAGCGCTTGTTTTTCTGAATAAAACGGCACCATTATTTCAATTCAGTGGGGTTCCTTTATTTCACAAATTGAATAATAAGATAGGTTGAAGAAGGCTTCACTGCATGGCCCTGGTGTCTTGCAAAAATGCGTTTTGCAGGGCTCGATACACTATGAAAAAGACAGAATACAAAGAAGAAATAAGCTAAACGTTGCAAAAACGTGCACATGAATAGTGGCTACTTTTACACAGCTCCAAAAGCAATAAGTAGGCTGTCTTCGTGTGGTAGACTCGCGGACAACCGCAAGGTCCTCTGGGCCATCCATAGAATAGTTTTCATAGGACTCCTCAGATGAGCACACTTCACTTTCCGTTTCTGAGCAAAATTCTACAGAGCTGTGGTCCAATGAGGAGTCATCAAATACTTACTTTGACGTGCGCTTTCATTACTTCCCTTCAAGGAGGCAGCCATGCTTTATGTGTGGGTGTCAGTGGTGGCAATATAATGAAAGGCAAGACACAAATGGAACAACATGGACAAGTGTGGCCATCTAGTGTCAGGAATCGCAACTAGATGCAACAGGAAGAGTATAGTTGTCATAGGTTCACTGTGTGACAAATTTTTGTTTATGACAACTATAGTTGTCATTGGTTATATTGGTACAAAATTTCATGACTATACTTGCCAACAGGAGGTAAAGGATTAAGCCTTCCCCCCTATCGACAAAGGTATGTTTCTGACTGTAAAATCTATAGTGTTGGTAAAACCTTCCTTGTCAACTTTGGCCAGTATGATGGGAACAGCTGCAGGAGGTAGCAGCcattgttaagaggaagctttagctcggccccaactctgatactgcctattcaaatatatgtaagaTGCAGAAACACTTTTTTGAGATAGCCACTTggcagattttaatgaaatttgttaaatTTAAGAgcgaaaggtaaattctagtgactgttggaagcagaatttcgatttagggcctgaattttttctatgaaattttaaaaaattcgtAAGTTTAAAAAGAATAGAAGCTCGAAGCTTACAAAGTCTTAGTGCTGCACCTATAATAGATATTGCAGTCCTGGAAACTTCATccattagagcatccaaagcagacaaatttgatatgtcaatatATGTCTAAcataaatttgttgcattgtttacaagggtcTTGTGAAAGTtgtactcacaaattagtggtctatttgaaagccatgtataatatatcaatttc
Proteins encoded in this region:
- the LOC142563099 gene encoding putative HIT-like protein slr1234 isoform X2; protein product: MAALRACTTMALPSADLARKVCVAIFSRPLNAQLRCSGSGMQKRLLYLTSSKSSSSGSDEVAKAKNATASVGKPTIFSKILDGSIPADIIYKDDKCIAFRDVNPQAPVHFLVIPRKALPMLDSATEEDVQLLGHLMLTAKKVAAQENLQDGYRLVVNNGKQGCQSVYHLHLHVLGGRQMGWPPG
- the LOC142563099 gene encoding putative HIT-like protein slr1234 isoform X1; translation: MQLVLSTRKEKQSGPRTRARTSFVVVTSPPFPINLAASFFLDQRVRIRVLDRPLCRRRYLRMSSKSSSSGSDEVAKAKNATASVGKPTIFSKILDGSIPADIIYKDDKCIAFRDVNPQAPVHFLVIPRKALPMLDSATEEDVQLLGHLMLTAKKVAAQENLQDGYRLVVNNGKQGCQSVYHLHLHVLGGRQMGWPPG